The Ipomoea triloba cultivar NCNSP0323 chromosome 13, ASM357664v1 genomic interval TCAGGATGAAAGTCACTGCCATTCAAGAAAGCGTAGGTTGGGAAACGAAATCTGTTGCGGAATTAATGAGCAATCTAAGGACATACGAAATGGATATCCTATCGCAAGACAGCAACTCAAAAAGGGGTAAGAATGTTGCATTTATTGCGGAAGAATGTGACTCAGAAGAAGAGTGCGAAGAATTAGATGATGAATCTGTGGCAAtgataacaagaaatttcaccaAGATTCTGAAACAAATAAATCGAAGAAACAAAGGAGGCAAGAATCAACAAAACAAACCCAACAGTGCTGCTCCATCCTCGTCTAACTCATCTCGAACCGTCAAGAAATCATCAAATCCAAATCAACAGAAGAACTTTGGTCAAATCAATCAGTTCGGTCAAAACCAAAACTTGACTGGACAAAATCAATGGCAGCAAGGGGAAGTTAAGAATAAGAACAAAGGAATTCAGTGCAGAGAATGTGAAGGTTTTGGACACATTCAGGTGGAATGTGCGACTTACCTCAAAAGAAAGAAATCCATGAAGGCAACAACCTGGAGTGATGAAGATTGTTCTGAAGAAGttcaagatgaagatgaagaaatatcagGAAACTTCGTAGCATTTATTGCAGTTGTGGCTGAATCTCACTCGGAATTGGATAATTGTTCAGATCATGAAGATGTAGATAAAATATCTTATGAAGAACTTGAACAATCCTACATCAAATTGTACAAGAAATGGGATATTCTCTTGAAGACTCATACAACCACAAATTCTAAAAATGAATTCCTGGAAAAGAACATTGAATCCTTGAAGAAACAAGTTGCTGATACAAATGCTGAACTAGCAGAGTCCAACTCCAAAGTGATGAAGCTCTCAGCAGAACTAGAAGCCTACAAGAAACAAATCCAAATGATGAACACAACATCAACTCTCAATCAAATCCTTGACTCTGGAAGATCACCCAACATTCGAAATGGTCTGGGGTACACTCGAAACTCTCAAAATTCTTTCACTACTAAGTTTGTCCATGCAGGTACTAGCACTTGGACAAATGTTGAAACCTACCAGAagattttgaggaaatataatCCAACATGTCATTACTGCTGCAAGAAAGGTCACACAAGACCGGAATGTTACAGGTTCTACAGTGACCAGAGAACTGACAAATTTCAGAAGAAATGGATCACCCCAGTCAGTCGTCAAGTTTGGGTAAGAAAATCTGATCTAGTTTGTTATTCTATGCTTTTTGGAAAAGAGcagggaaaatggtatttcgacAGTGGTTATTCTAGGCATATGACCGGCAGTAAAGAATTTCTCAAGAATGTGATTCCATATACTAGACAAGTAACCTTTGGTGATGGAATAAAGGGTGACATCATGGGTATTGGGATCCTCAATGTAGCTGGACTACCCTCACTATCGAACGTACTCCTGGTACAGGGTCTTAAAGCAAATCTGATCAGCATCAGCCAGTTGTGTGATCAAAAGTTGAATGTAGGGTTAACGAAAGATCGATGCATTGTTAAGGACAAACAGAACAAAGTTATTATGGAAGGTATAAGATCCTCTGACAATTGCTATATTCTGTCTTCTAACCTTTTGTGTTGCAGCACCACCACTGGTAACACAGATCTTTGGCATCAAAGACTTGGGCACATGAATTATCAAGATATGAACCATCTCATAAGTCATGAATGTGTAAGGGGGATACCAAAGTTCAAAGTTAAGGAAACTGGTGTATGTGGCCCTTGTCAGTTGGGAAAACAAACCAGAACCCCACACAAACATTTCATCCATATAGGAACCTCTTCATGTCTGGATCTTCTGCATATGGACCTAATCGGACCAACACAGGTGGAAAGTTTGGGAGgtaaaagatatatttttgtctGTGTCGATGATTACTCTCGTTTTTGCTGGATAATGTTCCTCAGAAACAAGTCAGAAACCATTGAACAGTTTGAGAAACTGTGCTTGAAGctgcaaaaagaaaagggaTTGCATATTGGTAAAATTGTGAGGATTAGGTCGGATCATGGTAGGGAATTCGAAAATCAGCACTTCTCGAACTTCTGCTCCAAAAATGGAATCAGTCATGAATTCTCAGCCCCGAAAACTCCCCAGCAAAATGGAGTAGTTGAGCGAAAGAACATAACCATCCAAGAAATGGCCCGAGTCTTGATAAATAGCAATGACCTTCCTCAGTTCTTTTGGGCAGAGGCAGTTCATACTGCATGTCATATAATCAACAGAGTGTATCTTAGACCAAGGATGTCGCATACACCATATGAGCTGTGGCGAGGAAGGAAACCAAATTTGAAGTACTTTCGCATTTTTGGCAGTAGATGCTACATTTTAAATGGTAGAGAGAaggttggaaaatttgaaccaaagAGTGATGAAGGCATATTCTTGGGGTACTCACCAAACAGCCGAGCTTACAGAGTTTACAACAAACGTATCAAGACTGTCCAAGAATCTATCAATGTAATTGTGGATGATCAACCTCAAACAGTTGGTGAGTATTTACCAGCTGCTGATCTTGAACAGAGCCAAAGAAAACCAGATGATGATAAAGGAATCAAGAAATCTGAGTCAGAAACTGAACTAGATGACTCCGAACCAGACACTGAACAATACCAAAGAAATTCAGATGATGAAAAAGGGATCAAGAAATCTGAGTTAGAATCGGAACCAGAGGACTCAGAACCAGCCATTGAACAACAGTCAAACATGGATTACCATCCATCTACACTGTCAAAGCAAGTTCCCACACATGTTCAAAAGAATCATCATGCTGAGAACATATTGGGGACATCCACGGCCGGTGTTTGAACCAGAGGAATGCTAAGAGGCAGTCTAGCTAAGTTATCTGGGTACGCGTGTTACACATCAAAATTTGAACCCAAGAATTACAAAGAAGCACTTCAAGATGAAGACTGGATAAGAGCTATGCAGGATGAACTTGCTCAATTTGAGAGAAATGAGGTATGGGATCTTGTGCCATGCCCTTTAGACGCAAATGTAGTCGGCACAAAGTggatttttagaaataaaaccGATGAACAGGGAAATGTGGCCAGAAATAAGGCCAGACTGGTGGCACAAGGTTACTCACAAATTGAAGGGATTGACTATGAAGAAACTTTTGCACCCGTGGCTAGACTTGAGTCGATAAGATTACTGTTGGCTGTCTCCTGCATCCTGAACTTTCAACTGAACCAGATGGACGTAAAAACTGCTTTTTTGAATGGACTTCTCAATGAGGAAATCTTCGTAGCTCAACCAAAAGGATTTGAGGATCCACATTATCCTGATCACATCTATAAACTGAAAAAGGCTCTTTATGGTCTGAAACAGGCCCCAAGAGCATGGTATGAACGGCTCACACAATATCTCCTGAAAAATGGGTACATCAGCGGTGGAGCAGACAAAACACTATTTGTCTAAAAGACCACTGGTCACATAACTGTGGCTTAGATTTATGTAGACGATATTGTTTTCGGTTCAACATCCCCTGCAAATGTTAAGGAGTTTATTCAAGTCATGGAAAaggaatttgagatgagcatgatagGGGAATTAACATGCTTTTTGGGTTTACAGGTAAAACAGATGGAAACAGGGTTGTTTCTATCGCAGACCAAATATGCCCAAAACTTGGTCAAAAGGTTCGGTCTTGACTCTGCTAAGGAGGCTAAAACACCTCTTTCCACCACTGTAAAACTATCAAAAGACTCCGACTCAAAACCTGTTGAAGGCAAACTCTATCGAAGTATGATTGGGAGTCTACTGTACCTAATAGTAAGCAGGCCTGATATAATGTTCAATGTAGGTTTGTGTGTACGCTTTCAAGCAAACCGAAGGGAAGCACATTTAAATGCaatcaaaagaatcatcaaATATGTTAAAGGGACTGTAAATTATAGACTATGGTATTCGCGTGACTCAGGGACTGAACTACTTGGATACAGTGATGCTGACTGGGCAGGAAATCTGGAGGACAGAAAAAGTACATCAGGAGGGTGTTTTTTCTTAGGCAAAAAccttgtctcatggttcagcaagaaacaaaactccatcTCATTGTCCACTGCAGAAGCTGAATACATAGCTGCTGGGAGTTGCTGCACTCAACTCATATGGATGAAACAGATGTTGAACGATTATGGACTAAAGTTCAGTAGTgctgtgtaacaccccggacctaccttcccgtacatccgaggcgttaccgccacacctgGAGAGAGAATTCTATCGTTCCTCAAtagacctcactctaggtgcacaggctaaaggagttattctcatcacaacaaccaCTCAACAGATCTTACAATTTTCAGACATGTTAATAGATGAAGCTTCATTTGGCAGGattcataatttttccaaaatacatacataggaagcctctcaggttttaaaaaaaaataacagggtccgacctaaaagcact includes:
- the LOC116001085 gene encoding secreted RxLR effector protein 161-like; the encoded protein is MEKEFEMSMIGELTCFLGLQVKQMETGLFLSQTKYAQNLVKRFGLDSAKEAKTPLSTTVKLSKDSDSKPVEGKLYRSMIGSLLYLIVSRPDIMFNVGLCVRFQANRREAHLNAIKRIIKYVKGTVNYRLWYSRDSGTELLGYSDADWAGNLEDRKSTSGGCFFLGKNLVSWFSKKQNSISLSTAEAEYIAAGSCCTQLIWMKQMLNDYGLKFSSAV